One Ricinus communis isolate WT05 ecotype wild-type chromosome 7, ASM1957865v1, whole genome shotgun sequence genomic region harbors:
- the LOC8283482 gene encoding pentatricopeptide repeat-containing protein At2g22070, which produces MVIASSFSSNSDFYAFHLQTSLKAKDPLTGKSIHAQIIKLGLNFSVYLMNNLINLYAKSGYIVDARSVFDEMPVKTTFSWNTILTGYAKLGTLAKAHSVFDEIPDRDSVSWTTMIVGYNQMGRFESAIKMFVAMMKDKVLPTQFTVTNVFASCAALGALDIGKKIHSFVIKLGLSGCVPVANSLLNMYAKAGDSVMAKIVFDRMRLRSISSWNIMISLHMHGGRADLALAQFEQMSERDVVTWNSMITGYSQHGFDKEALELFSRMLEDSLEPDRFTLASILSACANIENLNLGKQIHSYIIRTEFDISGVVQNALISMYAKTGGVEIAQSIVEQSGISDLNVIAFTALLDGYVKLGNITPARHIFDSLKDSDVVAWTAMIVGYVQNGLNDDAMELFRIMAKEGPRPNSFTLAAMLSVSSNVASLNHGKQIHASAIRSGENLSVSVGNALITMYAKAGSITDAQQVFNLIQRNKDTVSWTSMIIALGQHGLGQESIELFEKMLALGIKPDHITYVGVLSACTHVGLVEQGRGYFNLMTSIHKIEPTLSHYACMIDLFGRAGLLQEAFSFIENMPIEPDVIAWGSLLSSCKVYKNADLAKVAAERLLLIEPDNSGAYSALANVYSACGRWEDAAKVRKLMKDRGVRKEQGFSWVQIQNKVHVFQADDGLHPQKHKIYKMMDKIWKEIKKMGFVPDTQSVLHDLEIEVKDQILRYHSEKLAIAFGLISTPQNTTLRIMKNLRVCNDCHTAIKFISKLMGREIIVRDVTRFHHFKDGSCSCRDYW; this is translated from the coding sequence ATGGTGATTGCCTCGTCTTTCTCATCGAATTCAGATTTTTATGCCTTTCATCTACAGACAAGCCTCAAAGCCAAGGACCCATTAACGGGAAAATCAATTCATGCCCAAATTATCAAACTAGGCCTCAACTTTAGTGTCTACTTAATGAACAACCTGATTAACTTGTATGCCAAATCTGGGTATATTGTCGATGCCCGTAGTGTATTTGACGAAATGCCGGTGAAGACCACGTTCTCATGGAATACGATTCTCACTGGTTATGCAAAACTAGGAACATTAGCTAAAGCCCATTCTGTGTTTGATGAAATACCTGATCGTGATTCTGTTTCATGGACTACAATGATTGTGGGTTATAACCAAATGGGTCGTTTTGAAAGTGCAATAAAAATGTTTGTAGCTATGATGAAGGACAAAGTTTTACCTACCCAGTTTACGGTTACTAATGTATTTGCTTCTTGTGCTGCTCTTGGGGCTCTAGACATTGGTAAAAAGATtcattcttttgttattaaattagGGCTTAGTGGGTGTGTTCCTGTTGCGAATTCACTTCTTAATATGTATGCAAAGGCCGGAGATTCTGTTATGGCTAAAATTGTTTTTGATAGGATGAGACTAAGGAGCATTTCAAGTTGGAATATTATGATTTCCTTGCATATGCATGGTGGTCGAGCTGACCTTGctcttgctcaatttgagCAAATGAGTGAACGCGATGTAGTTACTTGGAATTCAATGATTACAGGATACAGTCAGCATGGTTTTGATAAGGAAGCACTAGAACTCTTCTCTAGAATGTTGGAAGATTCTTTAGAACCTGATAGGTTTACCTTGGCGAGTATTTTATCAGCTTGTGCCAATATTGAGAACTTGAATCTTGGGAAACAAATTCATTCTTATATCATCAGGACAGAGTTTGATATATCTGGTGTGGTGCAAAATGCTTTGATCTCAATGTATGCAAAGACTGGAGGGGTTGAAATTGCACAAAGCATTGTAGAGCAAAGTGGAATTTCAGATCTTAATGTTATAGCATTTACAGCTCTATTAGATGGTTATGTTAAGCTTGGAAATATAACCCCAGCCAGACATATTTTTGACTCATTGAAAGACAGTGATGTGGTTGCATGGACAGCCATGATTGTAGGTTATGTACAGAATGGCTTGAATGATGATGCCATGGAGCTTTTTAGAATAATGGCTAAAGAAGGACCCCGACCAAACAGTTTTACACTGGCAGCCATGTTGAGTGTCAGTTCAAACGTGGCTTCTTTGAATCATGGCAAACAAATTCATGCAAGTGCCATAAGATCGGGGGAAAATTTATCAGTTTCGGTGGGCAATGCACTGATTACGATGTACGCAAAAGCTGGAAGCATCACTGATGCACAGCAGGTATTTAATCTCATACAACGGAACAAGGATACTGTCTCTTGGACTTCTATGATTATAGCTTTAGGTCAACATGGTCTTGGACAAGAATCTATAGAGCTATTTGAGAAGATGTTGGCACTTGGTATTAAGCCTGACCATATAACTTATGTTGGTGTGCTCTCTGCTTGTACACATGTAGGATTGGTAGAGCAGGGTAGGGGGTACTTTAATTTGATGACAAGTATACACAAAATTGAGCCAACTTTAAGCCACTATGCGTGCATGATTGACCTGTTTGGGCGTGCTGGCTTGCTGCAAGAAGCATTTAGTTTCATTGAGAATATGCCCATTGAACCAGATGTTATAGCTTGGGGTTCACTGTTATCTTCTTGTAAGGTTTATAAAAATGCTGATCTGGCAAAAGTTGCAGCAGAGAGATTGCTTCTTATTGAGCCTGACAACAGTGGGGCATACTCTGCGCTTGCTAATGTCTATTCAGCTTGTGGAAGATGGGAAGATGCTGCTAAAGTTAGAAAGTTAATGAAGGATAGAGGAGTAAGGAAAGAGCAAGGATTTAGTTGGGTTCAGATCCAGAACAAAGTTCATGTCTTTCAAGCTGACGATGGCCTTCACCCTCAGAAACACAAAATCTACAAAATGATGGACAAGATCTGGAAGGAGATTAAAAAGATGGGTTTTGTTCCAGACACTCAATCTGTGTTGCATGACCTCGAAATAGAGGTGAAGGATCAGATTCTTAGATATCATAGTGAGAAACTTGCCATTGCATTTGGGCTAATAAGTACACCACAAAACACTACATTAAGGATTATGAAGAATCTCAGAGTCTGTAATGATTGCCATACAGCCATCAAATTTATCTCCAAGCTTATGGGAAGAGAAATAATTGTAAGAGATGTTACTCGTTTTCATCATTTCAAGGATGGTTCTTGTTCCTGCCGGGACTATTGGTAG
- the LOC8279931 gene encoding transcription factor TGA1 isoform X1 codes for MNSPSTQFVSSGRMGIYEPIHQIGMWGEPFKSNGIPNASTSMFVAGDPNSSQSIIIAVDTKLDNQSEDTSQNTLGPSSKYDQEATKPIDKVQRRLAQNREAARKSRLRKKAYVQQLESSRLKLIQIEQELERARQQGLYIGGGVETSHLGFAGPNNSGIATFEMEYGHWLEEQNRQIGDLRTALNAHISDIELRILVESGINHYSELFRMKATAAKADVFYLMSGMWKSSAERFFLWIGGFRPSELLKFKLQILKPQLEPLTDQQLLDVCNLKQSCQQAEDALSQGMEKLQQTLAEAVAAGRLGEASHLPQMDTAMEKLEGLVRFVQQADHLRQIALQQMLLILTTRQAARGLLALGEYFQRLRALSSLWVTRPREPA; via the exons ATGAATTCCCCATCTACGCAGTTTGTCTCCTCCGGAAGGATGGGCATATACGAGCCTATCCACCAAATTGGCATGTGGGGAGAACCCTTTAAGAGTAATGGAATTCCAAATGCATCCACATCAATGTTTGTAGCTGGCGATCCAAATTCATCTCAATCGATAATTATAGCAGTGGACACAAAACTAGACAATCAG TCAGAAGATACTTCACAGAATACTCTTGGACCGTCTAGCAAATACGATCAAGAAGCAACTAAACCCATCGATAAG GTACAAAGACGTCTTGCACAAAATCGTGAGGCTGCTCGTAAAAGTCGTTTGCGGAAAAAG GCGTACGTTCAGCAGTTAGAATCAAGTCGTCTGAAGCTTATTCAAATAGAGCAGGAACTTGAAAGGGCCAGGCAACAG GGTCTATACATAGGCGGTGGAGTAGAAACTAGTCATCTGGGGTTTGCTGGACCAAATAACTCAG GGATTGCCACTTTTGAGATGGAATATGGACACTGGCTGGAAGAACAAAATAGACAAATTGGCGATCTGAGGACTGCTTTGAATGCCCATATAAGTGATATTGAACTGCGCATACTTGTAGAAAGTGGAATTAATCACTATTCTGAACTTTTTCGCATGAAAGCAACTGCTGCAAAAGCTGATGTTTTCTATCTGATGTCTGGGATGTGGAAATCATCAGCAGAGAGGTTTTTCTTGTGGATAGGAGGATTTCGCCCTTCAGAGCTTCTTAAG TTTAAATTACAGATTCTCAAGCCTCAGCTTGAGCCCTTGACAGACCAACAACTTTTGGATGTCTGCAATCTTAAACAATCATGTCAGCAAGCGGAAGATGCTCTTTCACAAGGTATGGAGAAACTCCAGCAAACTTTAGCTGAGGCTGTAGCGGCTGGTCGATTGGGTGAAGCCAGTCATTTGCCACAAATGGATACAGCAATGGAGAAGCTGGAAGGTCTGGTCCGCTTTGTACAGCAG GCTGATCATCTTCGCCAGATAGCTCTGCAACAGATGTTGCTGATCTTAACAACACGTCAGGCAGCTCGAGGTCTGCTTGCCTTGGGGGAGTACTTCCAACGACTACGAGCTTTGAGTTCGCTTTGGGTGACTCGTCCTCGTGAGCCTGCCTAG
- the LOC8279931 gene encoding transcription factor TGA1 isoform X2 codes for MNSPSTQFVSSGRMGIYEPIHQIGMWGEPFKSNGIPNASTSMFVAGDPNSSQSIIIAVDTKLDNQSEDTSQNTLGPSSKYDQEATKPIDKVQRRLAQNREAARKSRLRKKAYVQQLESSRLKLIQIEQELERARQQGLYIGGGVETSHLGFAGPNNSGIATFEMEYGHWLEEQNRQIGDLRTALNAHISDIELRILVESGINHYSELFRMKATAAKADVFYLMSGMWKSSAERFFLWIGGFRPSELLKILKPQLEPLTDQQLLDVCNLKQSCQQAEDALSQGMEKLQQTLAEAVAAGRLGEASHLPQMDTAMEKLEGLVRFVQQADHLRQIALQQMLLILTTRQAARGLLALGEYFQRLRALSSLWVTRPREPA; via the exons ATGAATTCCCCATCTACGCAGTTTGTCTCCTCCGGAAGGATGGGCATATACGAGCCTATCCACCAAATTGGCATGTGGGGAGAACCCTTTAAGAGTAATGGAATTCCAAATGCATCCACATCAATGTTTGTAGCTGGCGATCCAAATTCATCTCAATCGATAATTATAGCAGTGGACACAAAACTAGACAATCAG TCAGAAGATACTTCACAGAATACTCTTGGACCGTCTAGCAAATACGATCAAGAAGCAACTAAACCCATCGATAAG GTACAAAGACGTCTTGCACAAAATCGTGAGGCTGCTCGTAAAAGTCGTTTGCGGAAAAAG GCGTACGTTCAGCAGTTAGAATCAAGTCGTCTGAAGCTTATTCAAATAGAGCAGGAACTTGAAAGGGCCAGGCAACAG GGTCTATACATAGGCGGTGGAGTAGAAACTAGTCATCTGGGGTTTGCTGGACCAAATAACTCAG GGATTGCCACTTTTGAGATGGAATATGGACACTGGCTGGAAGAACAAAATAGACAAATTGGCGATCTGAGGACTGCTTTGAATGCCCATATAAGTGATATTGAACTGCGCATACTTGTAGAAAGTGGAATTAATCACTATTCTGAACTTTTTCGCATGAAAGCAACTGCTGCAAAAGCTGATGTTTTCTATCTGATGTCTGGGATGTGGAAATCATCAGCAGAGAGGTTTTTCTTGTGGATAGGAGGATTTCGCCCTTCAGAGCTTCTTAAG ATTCTCAAGCCTCAGCTTGAGCCCTTGACAGACCAACAACTTTTGGATGTCTGCAATCTTAAACAATCATGTCAGCAAGCGGAAGATGCTCTTTCACAAGGTATGGAGAAACTCCAGCAAACTTTAGCTGAGGCTGTAGCGGCTGGTCGATTGGGTGAAGCCAGTCATTTGCCACAAATGGATACAGCAATGGAGAAGCTGGAAGGTCTGGTCCGCTTTGTACAGCAG GCTGATCATCTTCGCCAGATAGCTCTGCAACAGATGTTGCTGATCTTAACAACACGTCAGGCAGCTCGAGGTCTGCTTGCCTTGGGGGAGTACTTCCAACGACTACGAGCTTTGAGTTCGCTTTGGGTGACTCGTCCTCGTGAGCCTGCCTAG